The Hydrogenobacter sp. T-2 region CAACTTAGTGGTGGACTTTAGAAGTTTGGTAATAATGAGGGAGTTTACAAAGGTTATCTTTGACGCAACCCATAGCGTTCAGCTCCCTGGTGGTGCAGGAGACAGGTCCGCAGGGCAGAGGGAGTTTGTGCTTCCTCTAATACGCGCTGCAACTGCAGTGGGTGTGGACGGTCTCTTTATGGAAACCCACCCAGACCCAGACAAAGCCCTCTCTGATGGTCCTAATATGATACCTCTCTCTCAACTAAGGGAGGTTCTTGAGACGGTTCAACGCATCCTGAGTGCAGTTCCTTCCACCTCAAGAGGGTAATGGTTGCTAAAACAGGCATCGCAAAAATCCTGAGGGCTTTCCACCACAGACCTTAAGCTCTCAAGGGAAAGGTATTTAAGAGAGTCCGCACCTATGAACTTTCTTATGTCCTCTACGCTCATTCTGTTGGCAATTAGCTCATCCCTTGTGGGTGTGTCTATTCCGTAGTAGCAAGGTCCTATAACTGGTGGAGACGCTATACGCATATGCACCTCCCTTGCTCCTGCACGCCTTAGCATGCTCACTATCTTCTTTGAGGTAGTCCCTCTCACCAGAGAGTCGTCAATAACCACCACCCTTTTGTCCTCAAGCACCGCCCTGTTGGGGCTTAGCTTCATAAGCACCTTTATGTCCCTTAGCTCCTGCGTAGGCTCTATAAAGCTCCTACCTACGTAGTGGTTTCTAATAAGACCGAGCTCAAGGGGCAGACCCTTTGCCTGAGAGTATCCTATGGCAGGCACAACTCCAGAGTCTGGAACAGGAACAACCACATCTGCCTGCACTTGGTCCTCATAGGCAAGAAGCTCTCCCATCCTTTTGCGTGCCCTGTAGACCCAGTTATCAAAAACAAAGCTCTCTGGCTTTGAAAAGTATACAAGCTCAAAAACGCACATAGCCCTCCTTTCCGACCTAAAGGGAAAGTAGCTCCTTATACCTTGCTGGTCTACCACTATCACCTCTCCCGGCTTTACCTCCCTCCATAGCTCTCCACCCAATATATCAAAAGCACAGCTTTCAGAGGCAAAAAGAATGGTATCCTTTAGCCTTCCCATCAAAAGGGGTCTAAAGCCCATAGGGTCTCTTATTGCTACAAGCCTATCCTTGAAAAGATAAATAAGGCTATAGGCACCCTTCACCCTTGAAAGCACATAAAAGATTTTTGGAAGAAGCTCTCTATCAATGGGATGTATGTCTATGTTCTCTGGTAGAAACTCCCCCTCCTCAAGCAAAGCAAGGAAAAGCTCCGTGTCTGAGGTATGAAAGAGCTTTACATCCTTAGCTTCAAGTTCCGCCCTTAGGGGAAGGTAGTTGACCAAATTCCCATTGTGAACTACTGCACATACTCCCAAGGAAGTTTCTCTTACAATAGGCTGGGAGTTTACGCCTCCAGAGTCCCCTGCGGTGGAATACCTCACATGAGCTATAGCAAGGTATCCAAACATGTTTTGGAGGTCCTCTTTTCTAATGGCTTCAAGCACAAGCCCTGGCTTTTTTACCACCTTTATGCTTTCGTAGTCAGAGACAGCTATACCTACACTTTCCTGCCCCCTGTGCTGAAGTGCGTATATACCATAGAAGGCGTATCTTTCCGCATGCTGGGCGTTAAAAACTCCAAAGATTCCACACATGAGAATAATATAAGACACACACCCTTATAATTAAAGGCATACGTCGGTTGAAAAATTCAAATAGCGTAGCATCCCTTTATGAAAAAGCATTAGGAGATGGGAAGATATAATTTGTATTTGACCTTCTTTAGACTGTTCCTTACCTTGTGAACCAGACACTTCTGATGGTCGCTTATGGGATATACGCTCCTTACTGCTTCTTGTATACCTTTTAGCTCGTCGCTTACCACTACAAGTATGTCCTCTACTCCTCTTGCCTTGAGGTCATTCAAGACATTTACCCAAAGGCTGGCACTTTCCTGTCTTGAAAGCCGAAAGCCAGGTATTTCCTTGTAGCCATCTGTGTCTATTCCAGTCTCTGACTTCTGGCGTTGTTCTGTCAGTTAACCTTGATATGGTGCTTGCAGAAAGTCTTGTGCCGTATATGTCTTCAAGGATGTTTTGTATATCTCTTGTAGATAAGCCTTTAGAGTATAGGAGGAAGAGTTTTTCTTGGAGTTCTTTAAGCAGGACTTTTTCACCTTTTGGGACAAGCGTGGGTTCAAACTCGGATAGTCTGTCTCTTGCTATAGAGACTTTGATTTGACCTGAGGGTGTATTTATGGTTTTTTGTTGCTTTGTATAAGATATAATCTCTTTAATAAGGTAGGAAAGAGATGAGAAACAGGGACTATAACAAGGAACTGGTTAAGAGAGGGGAAATGCTTATTGACCTATCCCTTTTCGGAAGCCCGACCACTCCAGACACAAAGCCAAAAAGAGGAAGACCATACACATACCCAAAAGCACTCATATTCCTACTCTTGCTCCTAAAATTCTCCCTCAGACTACCATATAGACAGACAGAAGGATTGGCAAGAAAAATCTTTTCCTCCTTGGGCGTTACCATCCCCAACTTTAGAACACTGCATTATAGATTAACAAAAGAAGAGATAAACCTTGAAGACCTGCCACAGATAGAAAAGCTACAAGATGACTTTGTCATAGTGCTTGACTCAACTGGGTTAAAGGTCACAAACAGAGGAGAGTGGCTTAGAAAAAAGCATGGTAGGAGGACAAGGAAGGGATGGATAAAGCTACACGTAGCCTTTGACATAAATAGCAAGCAGGTGGTTAGTGTTGAAGTAACTGATGAGAAGACACATGATAGCCAGAAGGCAGAGGAGCTTGTAGAGACAGCAAGGCAGAAAGCTAAAGAGAAGTGCAAGAGAGTAGAGAAGGTAATAGCGGACGGAGGCTATGACACACACAGGATATTCAGGGACATGCATGAGAGAGGAATAGAGGCGTGTATATTGCCGAGGTCATCTGCGAGGATAAGTGGAAATATAGCGAGGGATAAGGTTATAAGGCTAATAAGGAGAAGTAAGAGGGTGTGGAAAGAAGCGAGTGGTTATGGCAAGCGATGGCTTGTAGAGAGCTTTTTTTCTGTATTCAAGCGATGGTTTGGCGAGTATGTAAGTCATGTAAAATTTGAGAACATAAGGAAAGAGGTTGTGTTTAAGGTATGGATAATAAATCTATTTCTTAATTTGGGAACTTAAGGTATATGTAATATAGTATAAACAGGAAGTGGAATTTTGATGGGAGTTTAAAATTTGCATTGTTGGACAGAGCAGTTTTTTGTATGAGCTATTTGTGGAGTTAGTGTTATGGGGGCGTTTGTGTTTTTGTAGCCAAGGAATTCGTCCAATTCTGCCTGTAGCGTTTTGCCGATGGTTTGAGCCATTAGGTCTTTGAGTAGCTCATTGAACTCCTTGTGGTATTGTTATGCTTTTCCCTTGCTTGGCTGTTTATCGCTAAGACTTACTTACTTTATTTCTACACAGTGGATGAAATGCTCTCGGAAAGTCCAAACATCAGAGGGATTTTTTATAAGCAACACCCTTTCCTCTCCTATCAACATACCATCTGCCGAGAACTCCTCCTTCATGGCAAAGCCTCCACTTTGCCCCTTGAGAC contains the following coding sequences:
- the purF gene encoding amidophosphoribosyltransferase, yielding MCGIFGVFNAQHAERYAFYGIYALQHRGQESVGIAVSDYESIKVVKKPGLVLEAIRKEDLQNMFGYLAIAHVRYSTAGDSGGVNSQPIVRETSLGVCAVVHNGNLVNYLPLRAELEAKDVKLFHTSDTELFLALLEEGEFLPENIDIHPIDRELLPKIFYVLSRVKGAYSLIYLFKDRLVAIRDPMGFRPLLMGRLKDTILFASESCAFDILGGELWREVKPGEVIVVDQQGIRSYFPFRSERRAMCVFELVYFSKPESFVFDNWVYRARKRMGELLAYEDQVQADVVVPVPDSGVVPAIGYSQAKGLPLELGLIRNHYVGRSFIEPTQELRDIKVLMKLSPNRAVLEDKRVVVIDDSLVRGTTSKKIVSMLRRAGAREVHMRIASPPVIGPCYYGIDTPTRDELIANRMSVEDIRKFIGADSLKYLSLESLRSVVESPQDFCDACFSNHYPLEVEGTALRMR
- a CDS encoding transposase translates to MTEQRQKSETGIDTDGYKEIPGFRLSRQESASLWVNVLNDLKARGVEDILVVVSDELKGIQEAVRSVYPISDHQKCLVHKVRNSLKKVKYKLYLPIS
- a CDS encoding IS5 family transposase, with amino-acid sequence MRNRDYNKELVKRGEMLIDLSLFGSPTTPDTKPKRGRPYTYPKALIFLLLLLKFSLRLPYRQTEGLARKIFSSLGVTIPNFRTLHYRLTKEEINLEDLPQIEKLQDDFVIVLDSTGLKVTNRGEWLRKKHGRRTRKGWIKLHVAFDINSKQVVSVEVTDEKTHDSQKAEELVETARQKAKEKCKRVEKVIADGGYDTHRIFRDMHERGIEACILPRSSARISGNIARDKVIRLIRRSKRVWKEASGYGKRWLVESFFSVFKRWFGEYVSHVKFENIRKEVVFKVWIINLFLNLGT